Proteins co-encoded in one Gleimia hominis genomic window:
- a CDS encoding HAD-IIA family hydrolase, producing MTDANAHISFPEEFYDAYVFDMDGTIYLGDHLLPGAKRLIEELRRREIPVRYLSNNPTKDPQQYVEKLHKLGMPTDISEIANTVVTMTKWLKHNHPGKVVYPIAEQPLINAFKDAGIKMSDDPKEIDIVVASYDRTFEYKKLQIAFDAIWFYKRAILVATNPDPFCPFPGGRGEPDAAAIIAAIEACTRTKCQMNVGKPNPVMLEEAISGLDVDPTHCMMVGDRLLTDIGMAVNTGMVSAMPLTGENTVEDALALPAQQRPTFILDRVDRLIPAHEWESLGWSETDE from the coding sequence ATGACAGACGCGAATGCTCACATTTCGTTCCCAGAGGAGTTCTACGACGCCTACGTCTTTGACATGGACGGCACCATCTATTTGGGAGACCACTTACTGCCAGGAGCGAAACGGCTGATCGAAGAACTTCGCCGCCGAGAAATCCCTGTGCGCTACCTATCCAACAACCCCACCAAAGACCCGCAGCAGTACGTAGAAAAACTACACAAACTCGGGATGCCCACGGACATATCTGAAATCGCGAACACCGTGGTGACCATGACCAAGTGGCTTAAACACAATCACCCCGGCAAAGTTGTGTACCCCATTGCGGAACAACCCCTGATCAATGCGTTCAAAGACGCGGGAATCAAAATGAGTGACGACCCGAAAGAAATCGACATCGTCGTCGCCTCCTACGACCGTACGTTCGAATACAAGAAACTACAGATCGCATTCGACGCCATCTGGTTCTACAAACGCGCGATCCTAGTAGCAACCAACCCGGATCCGTTCTGCCCCTTCCCAGGTGGACGCGGCGAGCCTGACGCCGCCGCCATCATCGCAGCTATCGAAGCGTGCACCCGCACCAAATGCCAAATGAACGTGGGTAAACCCAACCCCGTGATGCTTGAAGAAGCAATCTCGGGCCTGGACGTAGACCCAACGCACTGCATGATGGTGGGTGATCGCCTCTTGACGGACATCGGGATGGCGGTGAACACCGGAATGGTTTCCGCCATGCCCCTGACCGGAGAAAACACCGTTGAAGACGCGCTCGCACTGCCGGCACAACAGCGCCCCACCTTTATTCTCGACCGGGTGGACCGCCTAATCCCCGCTCACGAGTGGGAGTCACTGGGGTGGTCTGAAACGGACGAATAA
- a CDS encoding ribulokinase codes for MSEKEKYVIGLDFGTLSGRAVVIRTSDGAELGTAVMDYPHGVMDSTLTAGDNRTLPPEFALQVPADYLEVLAQIIPAALKDARVEPEEIVGLGVDVTSATVLVTDAEGTPLCEKPEFKNNPHAYVKLWKHHGAEEQTRRIVDLAKEMNVGWLERYGGTLSSEMLMPKALETLEKAPEVYEAADQIVNALDWFTWMLTGNLTYAAGDSGYKRMYQDGRYPTEKFLARLNPKFQKVFSQKMSAEVLPLGAKVGTLSERGQKLTGLPAYVAVASGNIDAHVTAPAVQATEAGQLTAIMGTSSCYVVSGPEFQPVPGTFGTVDGGLIDGLWGFEAGQTAVGDIYAWFVENCVPAEYYEEAEDQGLSIHDLLTQKAQQQEVGEHGLVALDWHNGNRSILVDSQLSGLMVGQTLATRPEDQYRAIMESTAFGARVIIENFVDHGVEITEFVAAGGLIKNPFLMQMFADVTRLPVSTAESAQAPALGSAIFAACAAGVYESVADAAAHMGKRIKAAYVPDEERAKQYDELFKHYKYLHDLFGRENDVMHDLKRIRAQALKRKGERA; via the coding sequence GTGAGTGAAAAAGAGAAATACGTTATTGGTTTAGATTTCGGCACTTTGTCGGGCCGTGCTGTTGTGATCCGCACGTCTGACGGCGCGGAGCTGGGGACCGCTGTGATGGATTATCCGCATGGCGTTATGGATTCGACGTTGACTGCGGGTGATAATCGCACGCTTCCACCCGAGTTTGCTTTGCAGGTGCCAGCGGATTACTTGGAGGTTCTGGCGCAGATCATTCCGGCGGCGCTGAAGGATGCGCGGGTGGAGCCGGAGGAGATCGTGGGTTTGGGCGTTGACGTGACGAGCGCAACCGTGTTGGTGACGGACGCGGAGGGCACGCCGCTGTGCGAGAAACCGGAGTTTAAGAATAATCCTCATGCGTATGTGAAGCTTTGGAAGCATCATGGGGCAGAGGAGCAGACTCGCCGGATTGTTGATTTGGCGAAGGAAATGAACGTGGGCTGGTTGGAGCGCTACGGGGGGACGCTGTCTTCAGAGATGCTGATGCCGAAGGCGTTGGAGACGTTAGAGAAGGCCCCGGAAGTCTATGAGGCTGCGGATCAGATTGTGAACGCTTTGGATTGGTTCACGTGGATGCTGACGGGTAACTTGACGTACGCTGCGGGCGATTCGGGTTATAAGCGCATGTATCAGGATGGGCGGTATCCGACTGAGAAGTTTTTGGCGCGTTTGAATCCGAAGTTCCAGAAAGTGTTTTCGCAGAAGATGTCCGCTGAGGTTCTTCCGCTGGGCGCTAAGGTGGGGACTTTGTCGGAGCGGGGGCAAAAGTTGACGGGGCTGCCGGCGTATGTGGCGGTGGCGTCGGGCAATATTGATGCGCATGTGACGGCGCCGGCGGTGCAGGCAACGGAGGCTGGACAGTTGACGGCCATTATGGGGACGTCTTCGTGCTACGTGGTTTCGGGCCCCGAGTTTCAGCCGGTGCCGGGTACGTTCGGCACGGTTGATGGTGGTTTGATTGATGGCTTGTGGGGTTTTGAGGCCGGTCAGACTGCCGTGGGTGATATTTACGCGTGGTTTGTGGAGAACTGCGTGCCTGCGGAGTATTACGAAGAGGCTGAGGATCAGGGTCTGTCGATTCACGATTTGTTGACGCAGAAGGCGCAGCAGCAGGAAGTGGGGGAGCACGGCCTGGTGGCGCTCGATTGGCATAACGGGAACCGGTCTATTTTGGTGGATTCGCAGTTGTCAGGTTTGATGGTTGGGCAGACGCTTGCGACCCGGCCGGAGGATCAGTATCGGGCGATTATGGAGTCCACGGCTTTTGGGGCGCGGGTGATTATCGAGAACTTTGTGGACCACGGGGTTGAGATCACGGAGTTTGTGGCTGCGGGTGGGTTGATTAAGAACCCGTTTTTGATGCAGATGTTTGCAGATGTGACGCGTCTACCGGTGTCGACGGCGGAGTCGGCGCAGGCACCGGCGTTGGGGTCAGCTATTTTCGCGGCGTGCGCGGCGGGTGTGTACGAGTCGGTTGCGGATGCGGCGGCGCATATGGGCAAGCGGATTAAGGCGGCGTACGTGCCCGATGAGGAGCGTGCGAAGCAGTACGATGAGCTGTTTAAGCATTACAAGTATTTGCATGATTTGTTTGGTCGTGAAAATGATGTGATGCATGATTTGAAACGGATCCGGGCGCAGGCGTTGAAACGTAAAGGAGAGAGGGCGTAG
- a CDS encoding L-ribulose-5-phosphate 4-epimerase encodes MLVLSDQPLEVQEAVAHTREVVADLHAELPRWQLVVWTAGNVSERVPGADLFVIKPSGVSYDELAPENMVVCDLEGNKIDDGTAQNLQPSSDTAAHAYVYRHMPEVGGVVHTHSTYATAWAALGEEIPCALTMMADEFGGPVPVGPFAIIGDDSIGRGIVETLRGHRSPAVLMQNHGPFTIGKDARAAVKAAVMVEEVARTVHIAKQLGDVIDVEQPHIDALYDRYQNVYGQ; translated from the coding sequence ATGCTGGTGTTGTCTGATCAGCCGCTTGAGGTTCAGGAGGCGGTGGCGCACACCCGTGAGGTGGTTGCGGATCTGCATGCTGAGTTGCCTCGGTGGCAGTTGGTGGTTTGGACTGCGGGGAACGTGTCTGAGCGGGTGCCTGGCGCGGACTTGTTTGTGATTAAACCTTCCGGGGTTTCGTACGATGAGTTAGCACCGGAGAACATGGTGGTGTGTGACCTGGAGGGTAATAAGATCGACGATGGGACGGCGCAGAATTTGCAGCCGTCGTCGGACACTGCCGCGCACGCATATGTTTACCGCCATATGCCTGAGGTCGGGGGTGTGGTGCATACCCATTCGACTTATGCGACCGCCTGGGCGGCGCTGGGGGAGGAGATCCCTTGCGCGCTCACGATGATGGCTGATGAGTTCGGTGGTCCAGTGCCCGTGGGGCCGTTCGCGATTATTGGTGATGATTCGATCGGGCGGGGCATTGTGGAGACGTTGCGCGGCCACCGGTCCCCAGCGGTGCTGATGCAAAACCACGGGCCGTTTACAATCGGGAAGGATGCGCGGGCAGCTGTGAAAGCCGCGGTGATGGTCGAAGAAGTTGCCCGCACCGTCCACATTGCTAAGCAGCTTGGAGACGTAATTGATGTGGAACAACCCCATATCGACGCCCTGTACGACCGCTATCAGAACGTGTATGGGCAGTAG
- a CDS encoding sn-glycerol-1-phosphate dehydrogenase — MTTELIKKALGTATETREIAFGRGVVTRTGEIFKKTFPGKKVLVVADGNTFEACGDAVVKSLVDAGVEAVEEPYVFPGTPTLYAGYENVTKLREHLEPLGDGVVVCSIASGTLNDIAKLASGELGREYMNVCTAPSVDGYAAFGASIAIDGFKITRSCPAPAALVADLDVIAHAPKRLVETGYGDLIEKIPAGADWIAADELGIEAIDDYVWGLVQGNLREVLGDPQAIADGDVDAIGLLTEGNIMSGLAMQAAQSSRPASGAGHQFSHVWEMEGHGLDWEPPLSHGNKVGVGTVASCALWEELLKVDVAALDTDKIVANAKSADEVERYVRSMQIEKIADQAVKHSLNKHLEGEALRERVELIKKQWPAIKERVSKQLMSPQEAMDKLRTAGAPYHPEMLKIDWERFHKTHFQAQQIRSRYTVLDILVDLGLLDEVVENLFAEDGFWGRHRHPEDK; from the coding sequence ATGACCACTGAACTGATCAAGAAGGCGCTTGGGACGGCCACGGAGACGCGTGAGATTGCGTTTGGTCGCGGCGTTGTCACCCGCACTGGGGAGATTTTTAAGAAGACATTCCCGGGGAAGAAAGTTCTGGTTGTTGCCGACGGGAATACGTTTGAGGCGTGTGGTGACGCGGTTGTGAAATCCCTGGTGGATGCCGGGGTGGAGGCGGTTGAGGAACCCTACGTGTTCCCAGGTACCCCCACGTTGTACGCCGGTTATGAGAATGTGACGAAACTGCGTGAACACTTAGAGCCGCTGGGTGATGGCGTGGTTGTGTGTTCGATCGCTTCGGGTACGTTGAATGATATTGCGAAGCTCGCGTCGGGCGAGTTGGGCCGCGAGTACATGAACGTGTGTACGGCCCCGTCTGTGGATGGTTACGCAGCGTTCGGCGCGTCCATTGCGATTGATGGGTTTAAGATTACGCGTTCGTGCCCGGCTCCGGCTGCTTTGGTGGCGGATTTGGATGTGATTGCTCATGCTCCGAAACGGTTGGTGGAAACCGGATATGGGGATTTGATTGAGAAGATCCCAGCTGGTGCCGACTGGATTGCGGCTGACGAGTTGGGGATCGAAGCGATTGACGATTACGTGTGGGGCCTTGTGCAGGGTAATTTGCGTGAGGTTCTGGGTGATCCGCAGGCGATTGCTGATGGCGATGTGGATGCGATCGGTTTGTTAACCGAGGGTAATATCATGTCGGGTTTGGCGATGCAGGCAGCGCAGTCGTCCCGTCCGGCTTCGGGTGCGGGCCACCAGTTCTCTCACGTGTGGGAGATGGAGGGTCACGGCTTGGATTGGGAGCCACCACTGTCGCATGGCAACAAGGTTGGTGTGGGCACGGTTGCGTCGTGTGCTCTGTGGGAGGAGCTCTTGAAGGTCGACGTTGCCGCGTTGGATACCGACAAGATTGTGGCTAACGCGAAGTCGGCGGATGAGGTGGAGCGCTACGTGCGGTCTATGCAGATTGAGAAGATCGCGGACCAGGCGGTTAAGCATTCGTTGAATAAGCACCTTGAGGGTGAGGCTTTGCGTGAGCGCGTTGAGCTGATTAAGAAGCAGTGGCCTGCGATTAAGGAACGCGTGTCCAAGCAGTTGATGTCTCCTCAGGAAGCGATGGATAAGCTGCGTACGGCGGGTGCGCCGTATCACCCGGAGATGTTGAAGATTGATTGGGAGCGGTTCCATAAGACGCATTTCCAGGCGCAGCAGATTCGGTCAAGGTACACGGTTTTGGATATTTTGGTGGATTTGGGTCTGCTGGATGAGGTTGTGGAGAACCTGTTTGCTGAGGATGGTTTCTGGGGGCGTCACCGTCACCCGGAAGATAAGTAG
- a CDS encoding NAD(P)-binding domain-containing protein, whose amino-acid sequence MYVSVIVIGAGGAGLSAGYHLKRRGFTRATLPPNITTPRPATCTTHAPTPTYLILDAEEAAGGAWLHRPDSLTMATLNGIFDLPHFSVKQAGLPDVNTPANQAVPKYFAAFEQAKNLGVVRPVTVTSVEAIALSDTPASAATPGGTITTGGPHSKSEPSIPISTDLPGSPNSKDRPGFRVRTSAGTFTCAAIINATGTWNNPVRPHYPGMDTFAGVQLHSRDVRDAENLPGPVGVVGGGISAVQLLEQVSRTQRTAWYTRRPPEFLDTPFRGEFEGRETIRRVTQHTEAGGAPRSIVSFTALPWTDYARAAWQRGALKRRPMFTEIKPKGVVEADGSFTTLNAIVWATGYRPALKHLAPLKLENEQGGIPMDDTRVRKYPNLHLVGYGPSQSTVGANRFGWRAALAVSQYLKV is encoded by the coding sequence GTGTACGTAAGTGTTATTGTAATTGGCGCTGGAGGGGCCGGTTTGTCCGCGGGCTACCACCTCAAACGCCGGGGATTCACCCGCGCTACTCTACCCCCTAATATCACGACACCGCGGCCCGCCACTTGCACAACCCATGCCCCCACCCCCACTTATTTGATCCTAGACGCGGAAGAGGCCGCAGGTGGTGCCTGGCTTCACCGCCCCGATTCGCTAACTATGGCTACGTTAAACGGTATTTTCGACCTGCCGCATTTCAGTGTGAAGCAAGCGGGACTGCCGGACGTGAACACACCCGCGAACCAGGCGGTACCCAAGTATTTCGCTGCGTTTGAACAAGCGAAAAACCTGGGGGTCGTGCGCCCCGTCACGGTTACTAGTGTTGAGGCGATCGCGCTTTCGGATACTCCCGCTTCCGCAGCTACCCCCGGCGGCACCATTACCACTGGCGGTCCACACTCGAAGAGCGAACCGAGCATTCCCATCTCGACGGACCTACCTGGCAGCCCCAACTCGAAGGACCGACCGGGTTTTCGTGTCCGCACTAGTGCGGGTACTTTCACGTGCGCAGCGATTATTAATGCGACGGGCACGTGGAATAACCCGGTTCGCCCGCATTACCCGGGGATGGATACTTTTGCGGGAGTGCAGCTGCATTCGCGTGATGTGCGTGACGCAGAGAACCTACCTGGCCCCGTGGGAGTTGTAGGTGGGGGTATTTCTGCAGTGCAGCTGCTGGAGCAGGTTTCGCGGACGCAGCGCACCGCTTGGTATACGCGCCGGCCACCCGAGTTTTTAGATACCCCGTTTCGAGGTGAATTCGAGGGACGCGAAACCATCCGCCGGGTTACCCAGCACACTGAGGCAGGCGGGGCTCCCCGGTCAATCGTGTCGTTCACGGCGTTGCCATGGACAGATTACGCACGGGCCGCGTGGCAGCGGGGAGCACTTAAACGCCGCCCCATGTTCACCGAAATTAAACCCAAAGGGGTGGTGGAGGCAGACGGTTCGTTCACAACCCTGAACGCGATCGTGTGGGCCACAGGGTACCGACCCGCTCTCAAGCATTTAGCGCCCCTCAAGTTAGAAAACGAGCAGGGCGGAATACCGATGGATGACACACGGGTGCGTAAGTACCCTAACCTGCACCTAGTGGGATACGGCCCCAGCCAATCCACAGTGGGTGCCAACCGGTTCGGCTGGCGCGCCGCCTTAGCCGTATCCCAATACCTCAAGGTCTAA
- a CDS encoding energy-coupling factor transporter transmembrane component T family protein, which produces MKTRFDILNPVSRLGLTLLLSVPILITLDWVSASVMFALLVCAFAWARVPFLWLLKRALGLSIVALLAAVSMALYGKVEGTVWFSWGLITVSERSVILAIAVFLRVLVLGLTAIVLLGSVDATRMADGLAQRVHLPARFVLGVLAAVRMAGLLSEDWRTMAMARRARGLGDTGRLRRWLTMVFALLVLAIRRGTKLAAAMEVRGFDQGTPRTWARPSTFHRADTIAFVLAIAGSGIALGSAVWAGTFWTVLS; this is translated from the coding sequence ATGAAAACTCGGTTTGATATTTTGAACCCGGTGTCCCGCCTGGGGCTTACCCTACTGTTGTCCGTACCGATTTTGATCACGTTGGATTGGGTGAGTGCGAGCGTCATGTTCGCACTTTTAGTGTGCGCGTTCGCGTGGGCACGCGTGCCGTTTCTGTGGCTTTTAAAACGCGCACTGGGCCTGTCAATTGTCGCTTTGCTTGCCGCGGTTTCGATGGCCTTGTACGGGAAGGTGGAGGGCACCGTCTGGTTCTCTTGGGGGTTAATCACCGTGTCTGAACGGTCGGTAATCCTTGCAATAGCGGTGTTTCTACGCGTTCTGGTGCTGGGGTTAACTGCAATCGTGCTGCTGGGGAGTGTGGATGCCACCCGGATGGCGGATGGTCTGGCCCAACGCGTGCACTTGCCGGCCCGGTTTGTACTTGGCGTGCTGGCTGCGGTGCGGATGGCAGGTTTGTTGTCTGAGGATTGGCGGACTATGGCGATGGCCCGCCGCGCGCGCGGCTTAGGCGACACGGGGCGGTTACGGCGCTGGCTAACCATGGTGTTCGCGCTGCTAGTACTGGCGATTCGGCGAGGCACGAAGCTCGCTGCTGCAATGGAGGTGCGCGGTTTTGACCAGGGTACCCCCCGCACTTGGGCGCGCCCATCGACGTTCCACCGGGCCGATACGATCGCGTTCGTTCTGGCGATTGCGGGGTCAGGGATCGCACTTGGATCTGCCGTGTGGGCGGGCACATTCTGGACCGTGCTGTCGTGA
- a CDS encoding ABC transporter ATP-binding protein has product MTLIRATDWGYTFEGQTWPAVQHIDFEVEQGERVLLLGPSGSGKSTLLTALAGLLGSQHDGVESGSLLIDGVHPSRMKGQVGLVMQDPQSQVILQRVGDDVAFGLENMGVSPDRIWPRVEAALQEVGLEVPLNRPTAALSGGQQQRLILAATLAMQDEHHRILCLDEPTANLDTEGIAEIRDATKRALTADATLIIVEHRVEPWLDVVDRLIVIGHDGVIADGPVQEVLEAEAQRLLDAGVWVPGNPTGLSKRDSFSLGTTAGSSSAGSSSVSSSSESTSFPTCLRTVDLTTGHGKHVVSTGLDLKVESGVSTVITGPNGVGKSTLAMTLAGLLPPVSGRVEATEVLDPPKGRLEIAKWASKDLLTRVGTVFQQPEHQFVESTVARELEVGMRALGWDDKRIGKRRDYLLDMLRMTDLADRNPFQLSGGQARRLSVATVLATSPKVMILDEPTFGQDRNTWLGLCKLIQELIDEGHAVVSVTHDEEFIDVLGERHIHLDSGGDHPEPGHRGTVTASGSQPNSTETGVRIDSVEPDRGGARTAFEAGGRA; this is encoded by the coding sequence TTGACGTTGATCCGAGCCACCGACTGGGGGTACACGTTTGAAGGTCAGACATGGCCTGCGGTTCAGCATATTGATTTTGAGGTAGAGCAGGGTGAGCGCGTACTTCTACTGGGCCCGTCTGGGAGTGGTAAATCCACTTTGCTGACAGCGTTGGCTGGGTTGTTGGGGTCGCAGCACGACGGAGTTGAATCGGGTTCTTTATTGATTGACGGCGTGCATCCCTCGCGCATGAAGGGCCAGGTGGGCCTGGTGATGCAGGACCCGCAGTCCCAAGTCATTTTGCAACGCGTGGGTGATGATGTTGCGTTCGGACTTGAGAACATGGGAGTTAGCCCAGACCGGATTTGGCCCCGGGTTGAAGCTGCGCTACAAGAAGTTGGGCTTGAGGTACCCCTGAATCGGCCCACTGCAGCGCTGTCCGGCGGGCAGCAGCAACGCTTGATCTTAGCCGCTACCCTAGCGATGCAGGACGAGCACCATCGGATCCTGTGCTTAGACGAACCGACCGCTAACTTAGACACGGAAGGTATCGCGGAGATTCGTGATGCCACTAAGCGGGCGCTGACTGCGGACGCGACCCTCATTATTGTGGAACACCGGGTGGAACCGTGGCTGGACGTGGTGGACCGGCTGATTGTGATTGGTCACGACGGAGTCATTGCGGACGGACCGGTGCAGGAAGTGCTGGAGGCTGAGGCACAGCGTCTGTTAGATGCGGGCGTGTGGGTGCCGGGCAACCCGACTGGCTTGTCGAAACGAGATTCGTTTTCTTTAGGCACAACCGCGGGTTCTTCTTCTGCGGGTTCCAGTTCGGTTTCTTCGAGCTCAGAATCAACTTCGTTCCCCACGTGTTTACGCACAGTTGATCTAACGACGGGCCATGGCAAGCACGTGGTTTCGACAGGTTTGGACCTAAAGGTGGAGTCCGGAGTTTCCACGGTGATCACGGGGCCGAACGGAGTGGGGAAATCTACCCTCGCAATGACGTTAGCGGGTTTGTTACCCCCCGTGTCCGGTCGGGTGGAAGCCACTGAGGTTCTGGACCCACCTAAAGGCCGCTTAGAGATCGCCAAGTGGGCGTCTAAGGATTTGTTGACGCGTGTGGGCACTGTGTTTCAGCAGCCGGAGCACCAGTTTGTGGAATCCACGGTGGCGCGTGAACTTGAGGTGGGGATGCGGGCCCTCGGGTGGGACGATAAGCGCATCGGGAAGCGGCGTGACTACCTGCTGGACATGCTGCGGATGACGGATCTGGCGGACCGTAACCCGTTCCAACTCTCGGGTGGGCAGGCGCGGCGCTTGTCGGTAGCGACCGTGTTGGCAACGTCGCCGAAAGTGATGATTTTGGACGAACCAACGTTCGGGCAGGATCGCAACACGTGGTTGGGGTTGTGCAAATTAATTCAGGAGTTGATTGATGAGGGCCACGCGGTGGTGTCCGTAACACACGATGAGGAGTTCATTGACGTGCTGGGAGAACGCCACATTCACCTCGACTCCGGTGGCGACCACCCGGAACCTGGACACCGGGGGACCGTCACCGCAAGCGGCTCCCAACCAAACTCCACTGAAACTGGGGTCCGCATTGACTCCGTAGAACCTGATAGGGGCGGGGCGCGCACCGCTTTTGAGGCGGGAGGGCGAGCATGA
- a CDS encoding ECF transporter S component — protein sequence MSNQEDLTKPVSSQGWRVVDIVVAAILGIATGLIFFAWNSVGYAWYKSMDAVTPGFGGIATGIWFLGAPLGALIIRKPGAGIFVEVLAACVSALLGNVWGITTLYSGLAQGIAGEIPFLATRYRKFSLPIALASGALSGAGGWFLELFMSPNLPKGLAYNSIYLVTLCISGLFLAGLLGYLLVAALRKTGALAAFNSGRQS from the coding sequence ATGAGTAACCAAGAAGACCTCACGAAACCTGTTTCTTCCCAGGGGTGGCGCGTAGTAGACATTGTGGTCGCCGCTATTCTAGGTATTGCCACGGGACTGATTTTTTTCGCGTGGAACTCAGTTGGGTACGCGTGGTACAAATCCATGGACGCGGTAACACCCGGGTTCGGTGGGATAGCCACGGGGATCTGGTTCTTGGGCGCACCTTTGGGTGCGTTGATTATTCGCAAACCTGGTGCCGGGATTTTTGTTGAGGTCCTAGCTGCTTGTGTGTCAGCGCTGCTGGGTAACGTGTGGGGAATCACCACGCTGTACTCGGGGTTGGCGCAAGGTATCGCCGGTGAGATTCCGTTCCTAGCGACGCGGTACCGCAAGTTCTCGCTCCCAATCGCTCTGGCGTCCGGCGCTCTGTCGGGTGCGGGCGGTTGGTTCCTGGAACTGTTCATGTCCCCCAACCTGCCTAAGGGCCTAGCGTACAACTCGATTTACCTGGTGACGCTGTGCATTTCTGGACTGTTCTTGGCGGGCCTGCTGGGGTACCTGCTGGTCGCGGCGCTGCGCAAGACGGGGGCGTTAGCGGCATTTAACTCTGGACGCCAGTCGTAG
- a CDS encoding FGGY-family carbohydrate kinase, with translation MVTPGYEGPYLLGIDFGTESCRAAIFDLRGNSIGFAATPYKTHFPRPGRAEQDPVDWWEALKASVTRVLDQTGVAARHIAGISYDATTMTVVALDKRGNALRPAIMWMDVRATEQATRGDEIEHWAKKYNGDNTMPVTAEWYPFKATWIKENEPEVYKEAYRIVDAPDWLTYKLTGEWTVNLNTAAIRSYYNGDHGGWPTDFFEHIGCGDVFEKLPERVLALGEVVGTLSASTAHELNLIPGIPVAQGGGDAWHGQIGLGVVEPGALAVITGSSQVMTGQSAEPIYGKGFMGSYTDAVIRGQYTVEGSLVSSGSVLKWFKDGFARDIVQATERIGLNPYEILDRQAAEIPIGCDGLIMNEYFQGNRTPYTDSKARGLMFGLSLSHTPEHMYRAILEAVAYGTQHNLLMMKESGFEPNKLVFCGGATKSPLWMQMYADVTGKPITLTEVGDAVVLGSCMLAAVGAGLYKDLPAAARNMVHETKTIEPNMDAHEEYQFYLQQYMDAYPVMQELTHKTVDHIS, from the coding sequence ATGGTTACACCTGGATACGAGGGGCCCTACCTGCTGGGGATTGACTTCGGGACGGAATCGTGCAGAGCCGCGATTTTCGACCTGAGGGGCAACTCCATTGGGTTTGCGGCCACCCCGTACAAGACACACTTTCCCCGGCCCGGTCGTGCCGAACAAGACCCAGTGGACTGGTGGGAGGCGCTGAAAGCCTCGGTTACGCGTGTGCTTGACCAAACGGGTGTGGCCGCGCGGCACATCGCCGGGATATCCTACGACGCCACCACGATGACGGTAGTGGCCCTCGACAAACGCGGTAACGCGCTGCGCCCAGCCATCATGTGGATGGACGTGCGCGCCACCGAACAGGCAACCCGCGGGGACGAAATCGAACACTGGGCGAAGAAATACAACGGGGATAACACCATGCCGGTCACGGCCGAATGGTACCCCTTCAAAGCCACATGGATTAAAGAAAACGAGCCAGAGGTCTACAAAGAGGCCTACCGAATTGTGGACGCGCCAGACTGGCTCACCTACAAGCTGACGGGCGAGTGGACGGTGAACCTTAACACCGCTGCGATCCGCTCCTACTACAACGGTGACCACGGCGGCTGGCCCACGGACTTCTTTGAACACATCGGGTGCGGAGATGTGTTCGAGAAACTCCCTGAACGCGTGCTCGCACTCGGGGAAGTGGTAGGCACCCTCTCGGCCAGTACCGCGCACGAACTGAACCTCATCCCCGGTATTCCCGTGGCCCAAGGTGGGGGTGACGCGTGGCACGGACAGATCGGACTGGGGGTTGTTGAACCCGGGGCCCTCGCGGTGATTACTGGTTCGTCCCAGGTGATGACTGGGCAGAGCGCGGAACCGATTTACGGTAAGGGCTTCATGGGTTCGTATACGGACGCGGTAATTCGCGGCCAGTACACCGTGGAGGGATCCCTGGTGTCTTCCGGGTCGGTGCTGAAGTGGTTCAAAGACGGTTTCGCCCGCGACATCGTGCAAGCCACGGAGCGGATCGGGTTGAACCCATATGAGATCTTGGACCGGCAGGCCGCGGAAATTCCGATTGGTTGCGACGGCCTCATTATGAATGAGTACTTCCAAGGTAACCGCACGCCCTACACGGATTCGAAAGCCCGCGGGTTGATGTTCGGCCTGTCGCTGTCACACACGCCCGAGCACATGTACCGGGCGATTTTGGAGGCCGTTGCGTACGGGACGCAACACAACCTCTTGATGATGAAAGAGTCGGGTTTTGAACCGAACAAACTTGTGTTCTGTGGTGGTGCTACGAAGTCGCCACTGTGGATGCAGATGTACGCGGACGTGACTGGTAAGCCGATTACGTTAACTGAAGTTGGGGACGCGGTGGTGCTTGGATCGTGCATGCTAGCGGCGGTTGGGGCGGGTCTGTATAAGGACTTGCCTGCGGCGGCACGCAACATGGTGCACGAGACGAAAACTATTGAACCGAACATGGATGCGCACGAGGAATACCAGTTCTACTTGCAGCAGTACATGGATGCGTACCCAGTAATGCAAGAGTTGACCCACAAGACTGTGGATCACATTTCTTAG